CTGGTTCTTTGGAGTCTTCTTTCTTCACAGGTTGCAAAGGTGCCTTGCTGAGGAACTGTTTGCCAGCTGGCTGCTTGtactcttccagtgcctcaaaacttggagaagctgaaggagactCAGTTTGCGGCAAAGTCCTTGGGGTTTCCTTTGGCTCTGGCTGCTCTAAGGACAGAGTTGGTGGTGTTTCAACCTCAGCCCTGCCTTGGCTTTCTGCTGGAAACTGGGATTTGTCctgctttttcccttcctctatTGCACTGGGCGGCTTCACCACTTCCAacttctcttctgcttcaggcacctcctcctctttcacTCGCTTCTGCTGTTGTGTTTCCATCGTCAGCTCCAAACTACCGGCTGGAGAGAGCAtccttttgcttcccccaaCTGTTGAAGAGCCTCCTTCCAAGCCGAGGATGCTGTCTGATGGGGAGGTGAGCGGCATGTAGCCTTTGCGCTCTGGTAAGGGTAAGGGCACCCTCAGGTACGGGCTCTGGAAAATGCTTCTCTGATCCTCTGTGATCATCTGTGCCAGATCAAAACCTAGTCCGTGAACATCAGCACTGCAGACCAGGGTGCCCTTGGGCTGGCGATCGTCGAACTTGGGGAGAACGATGGAAGAGGAACTGCACTGGGACTGAGTGACCAGGATCTGGGAGAGAGTGGTGTACATGGCGCTGCCGTAGGATGGCATGTTGGTCTGGATGCGAACGGGGACCACCAGGGACACCACCGGCTCTGGCCGTGTAGGGACCACCAGCTGGGATGCAGACACAGAGGCTGAAGGGCTTGTCGTGCGGGTCAGAGGGTGCAGCCTGCTCTCCGAGTCATACTCTGTGCACGGGGAAAGCCTGGAGGCTTCCACTGCTGGGAATAAACTGGATTTGATCTGCGGCAAGTGGCCACCGGCTTCAcctggcagctggagagcaaactgagactggagaggcagaaaaaaggctgaggggatgGGTGAGGAGACCGGGTAATGCatgggcaggaaggaaggatgctgcCTGAAGGGCACCTCGGCTGGGTGAGACATCAGGGGAGGAGCGATATGGAGCGGGCCTGGGTGGATGAGCGTCTGTGGGAGAGGCAGCGGTGGGGTCTGAAATATGGAaggaggaagctgaggcatgGTGAACTGAGCAGAGAGGATGTCAGACATGGTGTGTGCAGCAAAGAGCTCTGCAGACTGccctggctgtggcaggagaTGCTGGTAGGGAAAGATAGAAACCTGCGGGGCCATGAAGTGCTTCTCATGCAGTGTGAGCTGTGGGATGGGATGGTGAAACACCTGCAGAGCTTCTGTGTACGGCTGGGTGTATGCTGGCGGAGAGCTGTCTTTTGGCTGACTCTTCTCACTTGGGTAAGTACCATGAGAGGGCAAAGAGGGTGAGGATGTTGGCTGATGAGGCAAACTTGTCGAGGGAGATTTGCTTGAAGAAGGAACCGGATCCTCTGCCTCTGGCCGGCCTGCTGGGCCTGAGTCTGGCTCATGCTCTGGGTGTCTAGTGAGGGATGCTTGCCTGACCAGAAagcatttccttctctcctgtggagctgaggaagctgaggggccAGGGGTGGAGGCAGGAGTGGACGACAAACTCCCATAGTCAAATGATTTACTGCGGGTCTCTGACATCTGGGAAGGATGGGACACGTTGGGGGTCTGCTCAGAGGCAGATCTCCGCATTTCCCTGGAATGGTGATGGTGGCTTGGTACCATCAACATATGTGAGCCAACGCCGGGAGGCTTGGGCTGGGATTCAGAGGGCTGCCCAGCAGACTCTGACTTGCCGTGATCCTCCCGATCCAAGGAGACGGAGTGGCTGGAGCCGTGGGACACGCTGCTCTCCTGACTCGGGCTGCGGGTGAGAGACACTGACTCAAAGCTGGACTCCCCGGAGGACTGAGCCATTTCTGCCAGCCGCAGCCTCTTCTTTTTTGGTGGCAGTTtctctgcagggagctgagaaAGGGTCTGGCTCCTCTGTGGCCACTGGAATTCCTCTGTTTTCTCTGGCTCTTTGGGAGGAGGCTCTGGCTCTGTTTCTGGTCTGTCAGGCTCTTCCGTGACCAGGATCTCTGGGACCTGGATGTTGGGCTGGCGGACCAGCTTGGGCTGCAGGGAGTGAGGCGGtcggctgtgctgggctgttgGCTGGGATGAGTATTGTGCCAAGGGTTTGTCTTCTCCTTCCAAGCTGCTCACCTGCTCGATGGAGTCAGACTTCTCAAAGGAGCTCGTGTGCTGGATGACCGAGATCTCCTTTGAGGTCGTTCTTCTCTCTTTGCCCTCTGTGCTCGGAGCAGGTTTGGTGGTCCTGGCATGGAAGCTGGCTCCGACATCAGAAGGTGTGGATTTCCCCGGCTCTGCTGGTGACTTCATGGATTCACGGGCTAGGTTTAAAGTGACATCAGATGATGCTGGGTTTGCAAACTGAGTGCCTGGGCCAGCACTGGAGGAGGGAGTGTCTGACACCTCGAAAGCTGGAGGCTCCTCGTCATCACCCAGGCTCTTTTCCTTCCGCCTTTTGCGGAGCGGGGTGAGCTCCAAACTACTCCCCAGCTTGTAATGCATCATCTGGGGCCACGTGTCAGGATCTGCAGCGCTTTTCTCAGTCTCTGAAGAGGTGTGGGAAGCAGAAGAGCGAGGCtttgagagctgcagctctgagcagtaGTACTTCTTATGGGCTTCATAGTTGTCCCTTTTCTTATAGCGAGCACCGCACACGCTGCACTCGTACATGAAGCCTTTGACCTTCGGCCCCTTCCGTGACTTTTTGGTAGGATCGCTTTCCTTGGTTTCAGGCTCCTCAGGAGGTTTGGAAACAGTTTCTTTGTTTGCAGAGCTAACCTCCTCCGAGAGATATTCCACTCCCAAAGGGAGCTCGATAGCTGGCTGCCGTTTAAGCATTCGAGGGTGGGAGGAAAACGCTTGACTGCGGCTTAAGACTTCAGGCTCCATGATGTGATCATCGAACGAGTAGCTACCTCTAAAGGTGTGTGGGGAGCTTATAGTGCATGCAGCAGAAGGCATTGAGTGGCTTCTTAGGAGAGGCACTGTCTCTGTGGCACTGTGGGATTGCTGAAGTGACAACAATGATTGTTCAGGCTTAATTTTTTCCCCGTGGGATGTCAACGCTTTCGATGCCTCCAACTGGCCGCTGGAAGCAGATTTGATATCGAACTGAAACGGTTCTCTGTACACACCAGACTTGGGAGATTCGATGCTGCTACGTCTAGACAGAGAGCTTCTTCTGGGCTTCACACTATCTATTTCACTGGTATCTACAACAGCCTCATTAATTGTAATTAGCTTAGTGATGTGTTCAATGACCTGTGTCCTAGGCACAGACAATGGGACCATGCTGGGTTTCTCTTCGGCAGACAGGTGTGGAAAGCCCTGGGTTGTGTTGGCAGCCAAGGCCGCAGTCCTCTGCCCGATCCGGCCACACTTCCCAAAGATGATTTCTGCGTAAGATTTGGCATTGGTATTGGGAGGGCtgatctgctgctctgcactttCTGATCTGGAGAAGTAGCCTGACTCGGTGCTGCCCTTGCTGCCGGGGCTCAGGAAGGCTTGCTCGTCGATCACCTTCTTCCGCTCGCTCAAGCGCAGTGCCAGCTTCTGCTTGATGGTGTGGCTGTCCTCGGACTTATGGCTCGGAGCATGGTCTGAGGACGGCTCTGCGAACTGGCTGCTGTCCTCCAGAGACTGAGACAGGCTGGAGTGAGACAGCGAACACCGCTCCTGGCTGGAGCCTTGGCTTCCTCCGCTCAGCAAACTGCCGGACAGCAGGGAGTGCTTCTGCCTGGGGGAGAGCTCCGCTGAGTGGCCTGACATGGCCCCCGTTTCCTCCTCCGAATCTGTGCTCTCTCCTTCTGTTGGCTCTTCAAACTCCTCCCCACCAATCCTCTCCATCTCCAAGCTCGATGGATACATCTCTGCTCCGATCCCTGAGGCCAGCCCAGCTTTGATGCGATGAGCATGAGATTTCCTATGCTTATACAAATTACTCTTAGTCTTAAAAGAAAAGCCACATGGAATGCAAGGGTAGGGCCTCTCCCCTGTGTGGGACCTGATGTGTTTTTGGAGCACGCTTGGCTTCGCACAAGGCCTGCTGCAGTACTGGCAAATGTATTTGCCTGGCTTTTgaggtttcttttccttcttgtgcACTTCCTCAGCTTGCTTTAAGGAAACCTGTGAGGAGCGAGGGATGTAGACCTTCTGAACGGACGGCATGTCCTCGGCAGGAATGATTGGTGAGTGGGAAGGTAGGAGCTGGCCGTGGTGAGAGTGAAGCCCGGGTGATGAGAAGGAGCCAGAAGGACCTGCTCGTACTGGATCAACTAGCTGCCATGTGGGACCTTCCAGGACGTGCTCTGGTTTCCCAGGAGACATGAATGCTGGTGTCAGTGCgtgctgctgaagctgagaAACGTGGGGAGGGTGTTCAAAAGAGGAAGGCTTAGGTTGCTTCTGATGTCCAGGCTTCTCCTGAGACTCCTCCCTTGGGACTGGCAAAGACCCAGAAAAGTGCTGCTGTGAAATGATATCTCGGAGAGGGGTTCCTTGcgaaggagcagagctgccctggtATGTAGTAGTGGATGAAACACTGGCTTGGAAAGCCTCTCCTTTGGGAAGCCTCTTTCTTGGACTTTCCTCAGCCTTTTTTGTGCTCTTCTGGCTTTGTTCAGGATCCATGACCTTAAAAGGGTCTCTGAATGCTATTTAGGGAAGGTTTTGGCAGGCTTCATTTACAAATAATAAAGGTCTCTTCTGTAGATTCCCTGCTTTGCCTGCATTTGCTACGAAGCTGGAGCCACCTGGAGATGCTTGTGGAGTTCAGATTTGACTGAAGTGTCACTTAGTTGCTATTGGattccaaaaaaaaagaaaaacaaaacaaaacaacccaaaacccaaaaaaaaaaaaaaaaaccaccaacgtTTCAAGGTCAACAAAGTTCACATTGGTAACACATGACAAAAACTACTTCAAAGAGAGAAAACTTTCCAAAACTTTTAGtccaaatattttccttgtGAACTTGGTTAAGGCTTTAAACCTTGCCATTTTCTTTCAGTTGACAGTGGCAAGCCTTCAAAGTCAAGATGCAACCCACAATGTGTCTCTTGTTTGTTATGCAGACCTTTGAAAACTTGAGCCTTTGGTGCTCATCTCATCCTGAtctttgccttccttttttcttttttttttttttttgttcgtttCCCGTGCAAGGAAAACAACACTGAACGGTGTAGGTCCCCCCTGTGTCTTCCTTCTGTTCCACTGTGGAGTTCAAAAGCCTTGGAAAAGCCTTTCCCACATTTCTGTAATTACAtccaaaagaaaacagacagaaaacaaaacaaaacaaaaaggattACTTGAGCGTTTGGGTTATGGCACTAAGTGCTGCAGCTTCTATAGAGGATGAAGGCAAATATTTGGCACCAAAGGAGTTCAGAATGACTGATGGAGCACTGGCCACACACAGGACATTGCACCTCATAGTAATCTAAACAGCACTGGAACTGCttgagcactgcaacaggttgcccagggcagtggttgaggtctcatccctggaggtattcaaggtgaagctcaacagggctctgggcaacctgatctagtggaggatgtccctgctgagtgcagaggggttgcactggatgagctttgcaggggggttggactggatgagatttggagttcccttccagcctgggggattcaatgattctaaagAGCACTAAGTCAAAGCTCAGGGCTTGAGCTCAATTTAGCatccacacacagctctgcagcagtaaCCAGAGACCATAACTTGAAACAGGGACAAGTTTGAATAATGGATTAAgaacataaaatcacagaatgggttggaagggaccttaagaatcatccagttccaatcccctgccatgagcaggggcacctcccaccagctcaggttgctcaaagcctcatccaacctggccttgaacacctctggtgGGGGACATCCACAagccctctgggcaacctgttccaggctctcactaccctcactctaaagaatttcctttccatctccagtttcaatctctcttcttccagctcaaagccattgtcccttgtcctgtcactcccagcccttgcaaaaagtctcCTTTTATTGTCCCTTATTTCCATCCAAAAACATTATACAAATCTGTATTTAGCCTTTGTTGGATTTTTAACAGCTGTTACTCATCCAAAGAGTTCATCTTcatccttgtcaaaagtccctccccagctctcctgcagcccccttcaggtactggtaacaagaccaagggcaaggtcctgcagctgggtggaggcaatcccaggcacaaatccaagctgggcagggactggttggagtgcagccctgaggagagggacttgggggtgctgagggaggagaagctcaacaggagccagcagtgagcacttgcagcccagagagccaagcagagcctgggctgcagcaggagaagtgtggccagcagggccagggaggggattctccccctctgctccactctgctcagaccactcctggagctctgggtccacttctggagcctctgttacaagagggctatggacatgctggaaggtgtccagagaagggccacgaggatgagcagaggg
The Indicator indicator isolate 239-I01 chromosome 33, UM_Iind_1.1, whole genome shotgun sequence DNA segment above includes these coding regions:
- the HIVEP3 gene encoding transcription factor HIVEP3, producing MDPEQSQKSTKKAEESPRKRLPKGEAFQASVSSTTTYQGSSAPSQGTPLRDIISQQHFSGSLPVPREESQEKPGHQKQPKPSSFEHPPHVSQLQQHALTPAFMSPGKPEHVLEGPTWQLVDPVRAGPSGSFSSPGLHSHHGQLLPSHSPIIPAEDMPSVQKVYIPRSSQVSLKQAEEVHKKEKKPQKPGKYICQYCSRPCAKPSVLQKHIRSHTGERPYPCIPCGFSFKTKSNLYKHRKSHAHRIKAGLASGIGAEMYPSSLEMERIGGEEFEEPTEGESTDSEEETGAMSGHSAELSPRQKHSLLSGSLLSGGSQGSSQERCSLSHSSLSQSLEDSSQFAEPSSDHAPSHKSEDSHTIKQKLALRLSERKKVIDEQAFLSPGSKGSTESGYFSRSESAEQQISPPNTNAKSYAEIIFGKCGRIGQRTAALAANTTQGFPHLSAEEKPSMVPLSVPRTQVIEHITKLITINEAVVDTSEIDSVKPRRSSLSRRSSIESPKSGVYREPFQFDIKSASSGQLEASKALTSHGEKIKPEQSLLSLQQSHSATETVPLLRSHSMPSAACTISSPHTFRGSYSFDDHIMEPEVLSRSQAFSSHPRMLKRQPAIELPLGVEYLSEEVSSANKETVSKPPEEPETKESDPTKKSRKGPKVKGFMYECSVCGARYKKRDNYEAHKKYYCSELQLSKPRSSASHTSSETEKSAADPDTWPQMMHYKLGSSLELTPLRKRRKEKSLGDDEEPPAFEVSDTPSSSAGPGTQFANPASSDVTLNLARESMKSPAEPGKSTPSDVGASFHARTTKPAPSTEGKERRTTSKEISVIQHTSSFEKSDSIEQVSSLEGEDKPLAQYSSQPTAQHSRPPHSLQPKLVRQPNIQVPEILVTEEPDRPETEPEPPPKEPEKTEEFQWPQRSQTLSQLPAEKLPPKKKRLRLAEMAQSSGESSFESVSLTRSPSQESSVSHGSSHSVSLDREDHGKSESAGQPSESQPKPPGVGSHMLMVPSHHHHSREMRRSASEQTPNVSHPSQMSETRSKSFDYGSLSSTPASTPGPSASSAPQERRKCFLVRQASLTRHPEHEPDSGPAGRPEAEDPVPSSSKSPSTSLPHQPTSSPSLPSHGTYPSEKSQPKDSSPPAYTQPYTEALQVFHHPIPQLTLHEKHFMAPQVSIFPYQHLLPQPGQSAELFAAHTMSDILSAQFTMPQLPPSIFQTPPLPLPQTLIHPGPLHIAPPLMSHPAEVPFRQHPSFLPMHYPVSSPIPSAFFLPLQSQFALQLPGEAGGHLPQIKSSLFPAVEASRLSPCTEYDSESRLHPLTRTTSPSASVSASQLVVPTRPEPVVSLVVPVRIQTNMPSYGSAMYTTLSQILVTQSQCSSSSIVLPKFDDRQPKGTLVCSADVHGLGFDLAQMITEDQRSIFQSPYLRVPLPLPERKGYMPLTSPSDSILGLEGGSSTVGGSKRMLSPAGSLELTMETQQQKRVKEEEVPEAEEKLEVVKPPSAIEEGKKQDKSQFPAESQGRAEVETPPTLSLEQPEPKETPRTLPQTESPSASPSFEALEEYKQPAGKQFLSKAPLQPVKKEDSKEPVEQSPPNPPSPAPLSEGAHSAVKPREGTDTKKVLQFPSLHTTTNVSWCYLNYIKPNHTQQADRRSSVYASWCISLYNPNLPGISTKAALALLRSKQKVSKETYTMATAPRPEAGRLVPSSSRKPKMTEVHLPSLLSNEGRKDITRAEKEEDKRGKAEEEALVTKRGEPVRIKIFEGGYKSNEEYVYVRGRGRGKYVCEECGIRCKKPSMLKKHIRTHTDVRPYVCKYCNFAFKTKGNLTKHMKSKAHSKKCQEMGVLVSSLVDLEAEEGTSEDLFQDSEGREGSEPIEEHQFSDLEESDEDDDNEDEEDEEEEESQDEPPLKLPEGKQTTLPMHSSGGSPSSQEEGTEAALPLAQETVSSSQKVGEGQQASSSGLETKWSADSSDIAVCHSFLSLHRPALTSTEHLTSAERESVTRPQMSLVMDLSTSKDTSPRKRWSPSQDSGRGGGSSRPMLGRKHLLTKNETSPKRFSPTAELSSLRCLSPGRVLSPCQRVSPRREASPLRCVSPRLELSPSRHLSPRRELSPRPYLPPEEEASPVRHSSPSREMSSVRYLSLKKVLAPGCLESSRYPSPGKEDLPGTSKSAADDQVQGSYQAQQGILSSMPLPHRFFGKNVQLYESKLKIEPRSPTCSPGLTQPVCSRPLQAPHEIHVHAPSRGEENVFSHLPLHSQQLTRTPYPMIPIGGIQMVQARPSLVPSSVVSLPAGSFASEGSGVPELRWAPSRDEEPQAPREPSSASVSPVAKVSKYTLSPERTGGGYLEEKMRTSELQQSPEQEEHRVKTLAEPSGAEQAGCSASPASPSTPHEHSPKPSTSGEEASIQTGKKQSGSSSTSLESSCTFISDLPSQPLDRSSSTGCLSEPSPSHPHAQPFSVRRRNLSGEPSCQAGGTSRRSSPHLEQADLGQTQQKVDENTGSA